The Panicum virgatum strain AP13 chromosome 6K, P.virgatum_v5, whole genome shotgun sequence nucleotide sequence aggcactaataaaaacttacacctatggctccaactagtttgcacaaaacttaaactaaaacatgctatctagatgtgcaactaggttgttctaatgtgaaacccctatcccaaaagagtttagcaacctatagtatttcctatcaagaaactattctatgaaagaaggcacacaaattgctagtatgaaatacgAAAGCTTAAAGaacgggataggagatagcaaactcttgacgcgggtgtttatcccgtggttcggttagtcacaaaggcacacctacatctacATTGtagtagcactcactaagagtattgctacttggccaccaagtctctttcgtgaacacaatcacgatcaccttggccccggggttccactaaggagcttctccacaaaggatgtgggtctccacgtcccccgcacaaagatgtcgtcgccgctccacaccaaatcggagggtcgatgacgttgccggcgagcttcacgctccaaggtgccggtgcaccacgctcttgttttggttcgctaatgaaccacagcacaaaggctcgaagccttgcaatctcactcactaagagctaatcctttacacaacactctcaaagtgtgctaagggctaaggatatgatcttgatacttttgtatggcttggagatgttcttgggtgtgtgttggatgtccagcaactccaacaaacttcaaatggccgggtgaggcatatatataggccaccaagtcttgtagccgttgctccaacggtcagcagaaaatatgcgtatcaccggaagaaccgatgcctctggcaggggtagcgtcggttcatccggtcactctaagacacgaagtagccgttaaACTTCTGACTGCTgctacagtgaccaccggttgaatcgatgcttgcccgtcggttaaaccggtcactcacagtcttcttctcttctgctgacgtcaatgcaccgacacaatactccgatgcatcgtcggttgaaccggtgctaaAGAAACTTTTCCTGGGCACTTGAAATTGTCTCTggtacacagtacgcccaatgcactgatgccctttcttggaccgtcggttcaaccggtgcctataggctgacttggcttcgacttcttcctgcaccaaacatcatagcgtcggttcttccgacaagcgttggatgcaccgatgcttaggcatcggttcttccggtgctcctgatccaaAGCCTatctttcagggcgctgccctgagacccgcgaggggcgacTCCCCCTCgccccccgtccgctaaccgggtagcggaacccccgtaggggcagcccttcgggccttgctacgcctatcctctctttctctttgtcatcacttgaatctaaaagcctgagaatggtcatcttaacaatcatattagtccaagtgttgtgttgtcatttgatcaccaaaatcactcgaaatgacataaatggtACCATGTTCGTTTCAAGAAGCGGGCAAGGGCGAGTTGTACCTATCTATCTTCCTCCGTCATGAGAGCAGATCCAAAGACGCCAAGGCTATCTTCGAGGCCTTCGTGATGGACAGAGACGGTGCTCCGTCCTCGTCCTACAGAAGCAGGTTCGTGCATGTCTTCCCACCAAATGCCTCCCATGGTTGGCCGCAGTTCGTGCAGCGAAGTGTCCTGGAGTCGCTCTGCTTGACGGATGGCTCGTTCATCATCATGTGTGGGGTGAAGGTCGTGCCTGAGCATGACGGCCAGTCCTCCGACATAGGGAGCCACCCAGGGTTTTAAAAACCGGTGACACTGTTCAAAACCGAAACAGTAGCACAAACAAATtacttttgtatttttggatttagaagcataaaatataaaaaaccgaACCCGGTTTACCGTCCCGGACCGGACCGGGAACGAAAAAAACCCGGAAACCGGCGGTTCCCGGCCGAGATTTGAAACCCTGGAGCCACCTTGACATCCTGCTGGACTCCGCGGATGGCTCCGATGTGTCGTTCatcgtcgacggcgaggagtTTACCGCCCACCGGGCGGTgctcgccgcccgctcgccggtcTTCAAGGCGCAACTCCTGGGCTCCATGGCGGATGCCAATATGTCATCCATCACCTTGAACGACATCACGCCCGCAATGTTCAAGGTCATGCTTAGGTTCATCTACACTGACGATTTGCTTGAAAATGAAGCCGAAgcccaagatgaagatgaagatgaaggcgAAGATGAAAAGGACGATTAGGATTCGGATTCGGAGTCGGAGTCGGATTCAGATGAAGACAAAGATGATGGCAAGCTTCAGGATCTAATTGCCGACAAAGATGATGACGAGTTTGGAGGCTCTGCATCAAAGAAGCTTCAAGATCTGCTCGCCGCGGCCGACCACTACGCACTAGACCGTCTGAAGCTTCTGTGTGctagcaagctgcagaaaaaaATCTCGGGGGATATAGTTGCTAGTACTCTGGCTTGTGCTCAAATGTACAATTGCCCGGAGCTGAAGAAGAGATGCATCGACTTCTTCGCGGACGAGAAGAACTTCAAGAAGGCCGTGTTGACCCATGATTTTGCTCAGATGGTGTTGCAGTTCCCGTCGATCCTTGATGAGCTGAAGGTGAAGGTCAGGGTGTAGGGGCATGCATACGCGGTGCATGTAGTTCTATTTTGAGACTCGTCAGTAGTAGTTCTTCTTTTTGTACCTGATGAAGTCCTCGTAGTTTCAAACTACAACTGTATTGTCGTCCAATCGGCCGAACTTTTTACTATCTATCCTTTTAAGAATTAGATTTGGTTAATGATGAAGTTGTCATGCATCTGATGGTTCTCTTTGTGACACTACCATACTGAATGTCCACAGCTTTCGATCGTATTATACTTGTGTCTATTTTCTCATGAATTTTTTTGCAGGCTCGCACGCAGTCAGAGTCTGAAAAAAGGGAGTTTGCTATGTATCACCCGAATGATTTTCCGTTCAGTTATCAATCACTTTTCAGTCCAATAGAATTGTGACATGTCACAAAAAAAAcagcaaaacaaaagaaaaactgaTTGATACAGCAAGTAATATCACTCAAAACAAACAACATACGACACCAATAAAGAACTGAATGGGAATGAAATCCGTGGCAGCCTCTCCCCTCCCTTTCACctccgtcgccggccggcctcgaGTACAACGTCTGTGGGCGTTGCTGCCCTGACTAGGGGTAGCAAAGGACCTTAACACATTTGACTTAGAGGAACTAAGGgttctaattttatataatggGAACATATTAGGTGTAAACTATAGAAATTTCAATCTGGGCCATCAGATCTCATCTAAGGGGAGGGgcgcagagaggtgggaggagggatttgcaaaagtgtgattatccAATCCAAGAGCGGGTCTAGATTGTAAAATTACACAATCCCCCATACCCCTtagatgttgatccaatgactcAGATTGAAGATTCCATAGTTTGTATGAAaatgttggtttgcacctgatacgttGCCTTATATAATTTATGTTAAAAATACTTAAGAGCTAAGTTGAATTGTAAAGAGATTATTTGTTACCACCTCTAGTCCACGTCAGCTTGACATTACTATAACACCACCTCCCTCAGTGCACAATGTCATTGCACAGTTTTATAGATATGTTACAATATTAAATTGTAAATGGTTGTGTAATCAAATGTGTCACGTGAACTATGTAACCATTTGTAATTTCTAGTGCACCATATTTTAAGAACAAATTCAAGTAATTTCTAACCACCAGATAGCATGTGTGCATAAAAAATTCCAAACAAATTATGTGCCATTTGTGCTAACCTGAGTTGCATCGCAAGAGACAAGATGCAGATGTACTAGATAGGAAGAAACAGAGACTTGGATCGGCGCAGGGGTGATTTGGGCGCAGGAGAGAAGGGGGTTTGGGGCCAGGCGCAGGAGCGACGGGgctgagcgcggcggcggcagcagatgaagggcgcggccgcgcggggctGGGATTTGGAAGCAGCGGTTGGGGGATTTGGTCGCGGGAGTGAAGGGATTTGGGGCTAGGCACGGGAGTGGCATGGGTGAGCACGGGAGCAGGGCGACTGTGCGAGCATGGAGGATGGGGCTGGCGGCGAAGCGAGGCGCAGCAGATCCTGTATGAACCGAGGAACGGTCTCAGTCGGAGTTTCGTGCCCGTGTCATCAGTTTGAGAACCGTGCCACTGCTGTGTCATAGTGATGACCCGGCTGCCCTCTCTCTCATCTTTAACTTTTTTTGCCAAATTAGCAAAAATGctgatgtgtcataatatttaATAACTATAATAATTTCATGACTCCAGCACTGAGACTGGTCTTAAGAACTCTAGCTAAAATTAAATTGTATCCTTACAAAGTTTTTCACGTCAGTGGAACTTTTGCAATTAATGATGATGAAGTTTCTATAGCCTTCATATTGTACTTCTATGTCTCTTTTCCAATTAATTTGTTTTCATACGATTTTTTATTTACAATAATTACATGAGTGAAGCGTACGTGCTTGCAaactcacggtcagagtctggacaaagaAACACAGACTGGAATAGGCAGGCGGCATAACAGGCCGGGACCTTCCGTGACTTTCCACAGATTTTCTTggcgtttttttcttttttattaaaaaaaattaaaatttcaaaaatatatgtccattttggaaaataacaaaaatacccccggtcgccccccatagggcgacaggtcctaagtgtaattttttttcaaatttgcaatgaggtccctgcacaaaaaaaatgcaagggggcatgtcgcccccctcgggcgaccactgGGCCCCGCCCGCAGGCGCGGCAGGGGGGACTGTcaccccccctcgggcgaccaggGTACCCACCCCTTTATATGCCTCCGACCTCctttccctcctcatttgagcccgaaaatttcacaaaaaatctagaaaaaaagagaggggtgaggagaagggaagcggcgaagctctgccggattcagcacttgtgatctagaggttagtacatttagtttatgtatttttccattggtattgtagagtaatttaatttaattagtgctatagtagaaccatttaagtaggagtttaatgatactttagtttttagttacgtagtagtaaattagtttagaaaattagtctacgcatttattattacaattgcagtactattagagacgtgtttataaattaattatgatttagaatagaatttgacatatgcagtatagaatttgagtgtcatcacgtagttatgaatacttatacgttgtagttgaatttcatacttagtttttacggattattgaataaggtagtgaagtaaagagtataactcgataagtattctgtgatatacagatatgtcgagcaagatgcaattttatgtattttatggtgactacaatgttttgtatgagccaaatggagtagatctttctgcctttaagtgtacatctagcgccatagataaacttCTGGAATGGAGTTTTGGTTCcttatgtaagtggctgcagcgtgggttcggtgttgatccgttgacacatgtgatcaccatccagtctcttgttaattgggaggtagaaaatgattcatgggaattgatgatgatacacagcactgatgactggcagaagtacatgcaagcagctctagagcgtgggtggcctctgaccattcttgttcaaatccgggagaagacacaaaatgaaatccaacatggtgcagatcaagcaactccgagtattcgaagagagaccaattatgttgagcaagatgagtcagaagagacagagaaccaaaacatgggaccacagggccttgctgatgagggagagaggatacatagcattgtggacgagatggaggcagaagaccaatccgcaatagagatggaagaatatgagggctcatatgatgacgagcagtactcattgccaaaagagtgaaaggagcatggttttggcagtcatgtcgcagaagacgtacgaaatcaggagtgggagtagagagggaatgaggtagtgcaaggtgcaacatatccaaacattgaagccgtaaaagatgctgtgagactatgggcaatatcattgaaacgagaattcagagtcgtaaagtctggcagtaaagaatatgaggtgaagtgtgtgaatgatggatgttcatggcgagtacatggattcaagggaaaattgaagtcgaactggaaatgttccattgtgacagagcacacttgtttgctgtcagaagttcttccctcgcatcgcaatatatcatgtgacattgttgcaa carries:
- the LOC120713536 gene encoding BTB/POZ and MATH domain-containing protein 1-like, whose translation is MVPCSFQEAGKGELYLSIFLRHESRSKDAKAIFEAFVMDRDGAPSSSYRSRFVHVFPPNASHGWPQFVQRSVLESLCLTDGSFIIMCGVKVVPEHDGQSSDIGSHPGHLDILLDSADGSDVSFIVDGEEFTAHRAVLAARSPVFKAQLLGSMADANMSSITLNDITPAMFKVMLRFIYTDDLLENEAEAQDEDEDEGEDEKDDYASKKLQDLLAAADHYALDRLKLLCASKLQKKISGDIVASTLACAQMYNCPELKKRCIDFFADEKNFKKAVLTHDFAQMVLQFPSILDELKVKVRV